In Pseudophryne corroboree isolate aPseCor3 chromosome 7, aPseCor3.hap2, whole genome shotgun sequence, a single window of DNA contains:
- the ERI2 gene encoding ERI1 exoribonuclease 2 isoform X2, translated as MLNIMVKKSQQVDDGIPLKICLSQFSNWIQKLQKEKSITFPSVLPSHSSTEQKMCGFVTWSDWDLGVCLLYECRRKQLRKPDILNSWIDLRLTYKLFYNRKPKGLNGALQDVGIEFAGREHSGLDDSRNTARLAWRMICDGCVMKITKSLDKVVPKISSERAKPVVPAQGCISGQGDVKQASTMTMVKDDHKGLFQDPASAHSYVSPGPKTVQTPPTDKQNKTGVQQQKEPSGGAHKQPQTLINGLSTTLGNRYGFSSLNSFGSLQNGVQIGAFTSTPMVHFPHSHGQVLISTTVVSVNEESTLDLASSSDLSILADWEEAAVIEDSQDQSVRSTKLEEPVLLPMDSPSASVLMLNSDQDNLNEGPPMKYVGYRPVGPQSKSVVYKSPDTTIYNVNIKKQMCNGSSFKLPSALGSKSNTTAISTGQTSKMPTLLDYFPKRKLSSVSFYSPPKKLPFTIHEDHSNRTLPVTTRCPRVVPRAVLNSTVNMNSTIKVAKMGHITAPMCNCGRRAKKCTVSTVGPNHGRGFYSCSVRKRYDENGKGCKYFKWANTVLKEKSSNSSVLLSTIEGSSFNTSHNISMGSSTSHKPFINLRPSMRT; from the exons CAACAAGTTGATGATGGAATTCCTTTAAAGATCTGCTTGTCGCAGTTTTCCAACTGGATTCAAAAACTCCAAAAGGAGAAGAGCATAACTTTTCCAAGTGTCCTACCAAGCCACTCTTCCACTGAGCAGAAGATGTGCGGATTTGTCACCTGGTCAG ACTGGGATCTGGGGGTTTGTTTGCTGTATGAATGCAGAAGGAAACAACTGAGAAAACCAGACATTCTGAACTCTTGGATTGACCTCAGGCTAACTTACAAG CTATTCTACAACCGCAAACCAAAAGGATTAAATGGAGCCTTACAAGATGTTGGCATTGAATTTGCAGGAAGGGAACATTCTG GCCTGGATGATTCCCGGAACACAGCAAGGCTGGCTTGGAGAATGATCTGTGATGGTTGTGTAATGAAAATAACTAAATCTTTAGATAAG GTAGTCCCCAAAATTTCATCAGAAAGAGCCAAGCCGGTAGTGCCAGCACAAGGTTGTATATCTGGACAGGGTGACGTTAAACAGGCTTCAACTATGACGATGGTTAAAGATGACCATAAAGGTTTATTCCAAGATCCTGCTTCTGCACACTCCTACGTAAGCCCTGGACCGAAAACTGTGCAGACTCCTCCAACAGACAAGCAAAATAAGACCGGCGTCCAACAGCAAAAAGAACCATCTGGTGGCGCGCACAAACAGCCCCAGACTCTAATAAATGGTCTGTCTACTACACTTGGAAATAGATATGGGTTCTCCAGCCTGAATTCATTTGGTTCCCTTCAAAACGGAGTACAAATTGGAGCCTTTACATCTACACCTATGGTCCATTTCCCACACAGCCATGGTCAAGTACTAATCTCTACCACTGTTGTGTCTGTGAATGAGGAGTCTACCCTGGATCTAGCCTCCAGCTCGGACTTGTCTATTCTGGCTGACTGGGAAGAAGCAGCAGTTATAGAGGATTCCCAAGATCAAAGTGTTAGATCCACTAAGCTAGAGGAACCAGTTCTGTTACCAATGGATTCACCATCGGCCAGTGTCTTAATGTTAAATAGTGATCAGGACAATTTAAATGAGGGTCCACCGATGAAATATGTTGGATATCGACCTGTAGGCCCCCAGTCTAAATCTGTAGTTTACAAAAGCCCAGACACCACAATTTATAATGTTAATATAAAGAAGCAGATGTGTAATGGTTCATCTTTTAAATTACCCAGTGCTTTGGGAAGCAAATCAAATACAACTGCAATATCTACTGGCCAGACAAGTAAAATGCCTACACTATTGGATTACTTTCCAAAGAGGAAACTTTCTAGTGTAAGCTTCTACTCTCCACCAAAGAAACTTCCCTTTACCATACATGAAGATCACAGTAACCGCACTTTACCTGTGACTACTCGTTGCCCTCGTGTTGTCCCACGTGCAGTTTTAAATTCTACAGTCAACATGAACAGCACCATTAAAGTAGCAAAAATGGGCCACATCACTGCCCCGATGTGCAACTGTGGTAGAAGGGCTAAGAAGTGTACGGTCTCCACCGTAGGCCCAAACCATGGCAGGGGTTTCTACAGCTGCTCTGTACGAAAGAGATATGATGAGAACGGGAAAGGCTGTAAATATTTTAAATGGGCAAATACAGTTCTGAAGGAGAAGTCTTCCAACTCTTCAGTCCTGCTCTCCACCATTGAGGGGTCGTCTTTTAATACAAGTCACAACATTAGTATGGGGTCTTCAACTTCTCACAAACCATTTATCAATCTAAGACCATCAATGAGGACATAA